Proteins found in one Acidimicrobiales bacterium genomic segment:
- a CDS encoding NAD-dependent epimerase/dehydratase family protein has protein sequence MRIFLAGATGVIGVRLVPLLVAAGHTIGGLTRREAGGAALRVLGAEPFVGDVYDRGWLRAAVTDFAAEVVLHELTDLPDERAEIASYASANARIRLEGTRNLLDAAQAAGAARFLAQRIAWTPPGDGGVTGEFEAMVLAAGGVVLRYGQLYGPGTYFPEAPPPRIHADAAAARTVALLGAPSGVVTLTEEG, from the coding sequence GTGCGGATCTTCCTCGCCGGCGCGACCGGCGTGATCGGCGTGCGCCTCGTCCCGCTCCTCGTCGCCGCCGGTCACACCATCGGGGGCCTCACCCGCCGCGAGGCCGGTGGCGCGGCGCTCCGTGTGCTCGGCGCGGAGCCCTTCGTCGGCGACGTCTACGACCGCGGCTGGCTGCGGGCCGCGGTCACCGACTTCGCGGCGGAGGTCGTCCTCCACGAGCTCACCGACCTGCCGGACGAGCGCGCCGAGATTGCCTCCTACGCCTCGGCCAACGCCCGCATCCGCCTCGAGGGGACCCGCAACCTGCTCGACGCCGCCCAGGCCGCGGGCGCAGCGCGCTTCCTCGCGCAGAGGATCGCCTGGACCCCGCCGGGCGACGGCGGCGTCACCGGGGAGTTCGAGGCCATGGTGCTCGCGGCGGGCGGGGTGGTGCTCCGCTACGGCCAGCTCTACGGGCCGGGGACGTACTTCCCCGAGGCGCCGCCGCCGCGCATCCACGCCGACGCCGCCGCGGCTCGCACCGTCGCGCTGCTCGGGGCGCCGAGCGGCGTCGTCACCCTCACCGAGGAGGGCTGA
- a CDS encoding carboxymuconolactone decarboxylase family protein, with the protein MPRIELLNDKSLLPEEQHAEFDAIVEVLHRVGGPFAILLRSPGLAQKVMAAGAQVRLGSILESKQRELTILAVAREKDGAYEWASHVETARKGGLGEETIEAVRHAADVSGLPDDDRDIVEYVRQLLRTNKVEQPLFDALRERKGERWLVELTATIGQYQYITAINNAFDLQPAPDADQLPV; encoded by the coding sequence ATGCCTCGCATCGAGCTGCTGAACGACAAGTCCCTGCTGCCCGAGGAGCAGCACGCGGAGTTCGACGCGATCGTGGAGGTGCTGCACCGCGTCGGTGGCCCCTTCGCGATCCTCCTGCGCAGCCCCGGCCTCGCCCAGAAGGTGATGGCCGCCGGTGCCCAGGTGCGCCTCGGCTCGATCCTCGAGTCCAAACAGCGCGAGCTCACGATCCTCGCCGTCGCCCGCGAGAAGGACGGCGCCTATGAGTGGGCCTCGCACGTCGAGACGGCCCGCAAGGGCGGCCTCGGCGAGGAGACGATCGAGGCGGTCCGCCACGCCGCCGACGTCTCGGGCCTCCCCGACGACGACCGGGACATCGTCGAGTACGTACGGCAGCTGCTGCGCACCAACAAGGTCGAGCAGCCGCTGTTCGACGCGCTCCGCGAGCGCAAGGGCGAGCGCTGGCTCGTCGAGCTCACCGCGACGATCGGCCAGTACCAGTACATCACCGCGATCAACAACGCCTTCGACCTGCAGCCGGCGCCCGACGCCGACCAGCTGCCCGTCTGA
- the fabD gene encoding ACP S-malonyltransferase, which produces MLAFTFPGQGSQRPGMGAPWVDHPSFELVEQAGEAIGRDLSELLLEADEETLRRTENAQIATFVLSLVVLDALERLGIEPAALAGHSLGEYSALVASGSLSYEDGVGLVSERGLAMGDAAAQTPGTMMAVLGLDDDSVEAACVRAEGSAWVANYNAPGQVVIAGAPDALERAAEIAKELGAKRVLSFPVGGAFHTPLMAPARDRLRKALAEVSFRETDPLVVANVDARPHADGADWPALLSAQLASPVRWRQSLEALAELGARTFVEVGPGGVLTGLAKRVLTGEGFHAFSVGVPDDLEALVAALMPAPRDTTREHYAMTERLVLSPATGKFQPLERFSAASPSFSGTAAADLGIEVGVGELIGHAGEAEIRSAFAGTLAGIIVLAGERVVAGQPVAWLRTQGQ; this is translated from the coding sequence GTGCTCGCGTTCACCTTTCCCGGCCAGGGCTCACAACGCCCCGGCATGGGCGCGCCATGGGTCGACCACCCCTCCTTCGAGCTCGTCGAGCAGGCGGGCGAGGCGATCGGGCGCGACCTCTCCGAGCTCCTCCTCGAGGCCGACGAGGAGACGCTGCGGCGCACCGAGAACGCGCAGATCGCGACCTTCGTGCTGAGCCTCGTCGTCCTCGACGCCCTCGAGCGCCTCGGAATCGAGCCCGCCGCCCTCGCCGGCCACAGCCTCGGGGAGTACAGCGCGCTCGTCGCCTCCGGCTCGCTCTCCTACGAGGACGGCGTCGGGCTCGTCTCCGAGCGGGGGCTCGCGATGGGCGACGCCGCCGCCCAGACGCCAGGGACGATGATGGCGGTCCTCGGCCTCGACGACGACAGCGTGGAAGCCGCCTGCGTGCGCGCCGAGGGCTCCGCCTGGGTGGCGAACTACAACGCCCCCGGCCAGGTCGTGATCGCCGGCGCCCCCGACGCCCTCGAGCGCGCCGCCGAGATCGCGAAGGAGCTCGGCGCGAAGCGGGTGCTCTCCTTCCCCGTCGGCGGCGCCTTCCACACCCCGCTCATGGCGCCGGCCCGCGACCGTCTGCGCAAGGCCCTCGCCGAGGTGAGCTTTCGCGAGACCGACCCGCTCGTCGTCGCGAACGTCGACGCCCGCCCGCACGCGGACGGCGCCGACTGGCCGGCGCTGCTCTCCGCGCAGCTCGCCTCGCCGGTGCGCTGGCGGCAGAGCCTGGAGGCCCTCGCCGAGCTCGGGGCGCGCACCTTCGTCGAGGTCGGCCCCGGCGGCGTGCTCACCGGCCTCGCCAAGCGGGTGCTCACCGGGGAGGGCTTCCACGCCTTCAGCGTGGGCGTCCCCGACGACCTCGAGGCCCTCGTCGCGGCGCTGATGCCCGCCCCGCGGGACACCACCCGCGAGCACTACGCGATGACCGAGCGCCTCGTGCTCTCCCCCGCGACCGGCAAGTTCCAGCCCCTCGAGCGCTTCAGCGCGGCCTCGCCCTCCTTCTCGGGCACCGCCGCCGCCGACCTCGGCATCGAGGTCGGGGTGGGTGAGCTGATCGGCCACGCCGGCGAGGCAGAGATCCGCTCGGCCTTCGCCGGGACCCTCGCGGGGATCATCGTCCTCGCCGGGGAGCGGGTCGTCGCCGGCCAGCCCGTCGCGTGGCTGCGCACACAGGGCCAGTAG
- a CDS encoding beta-ketoacyl-ACP synthase III codes for MGSAIIGWGGALPDRVVTNDDFAQRLDTSDAWITERTGIRERRMGGTTAGLATAAGRAVLESAGLTGADVDLLIVATTTPDQTLPAVSSSVHHALGLSGGGFDLNAACAGFGYSLAVADALVSSGHRRVLLIGAETLSRHTDMEDRSTAILFGDGAAGVLLESRPGRELVLASDLGVDGSAVPILYSDLGGKIHMDGREVFRRAVRIEIQSITKVLDQAGVDAKEIALFVPHQANLRIIEAVNERMGFDLDRTAIVLDRTGNTSAASIPLALAEAADAGRLEDGDLVLLSGFGAGMTWASVVLRWGTGG; via the coding sequence ATGGGTTCGGCAATCATCGGTTGGGGCGGCGCGCTCCCCGACCGGGTCGTCACCAACGACGACTTCGCGCAGCGCCTCGACACCTCCGACGCCTGGATCACCGAGCGCACCGGGATCCGCGAGCGGCGGATGGGTGGCACCACCGCGGGGCTCGCCACCGCGGCGGGCCGCGCCGTGCTCGAGTCCGCCGGCCTCACCGGCGCCGACGTCGACCTGCTCATCGTGGCGACGACGACCCCCGACCAGACGCTCCCCGCCGTCTCCTCCTCGGTCCACCACGCCCTCGGCCTCTCCGGCGGCGGCTTCGACCTGAACGCCGCCTGCGCGGGCTTCGGCTACTCGCTCGCCGTCGCCGACGCCCTCGTCTCCTCCGGCCACCGCCGCGTGCTGCTGATCGGCGCCGAGACGCTCTCGCGCCACACCGACATGGAGGACCGCTCGACGGCGATCCTCTTCGGCGACGGCGCCGCGGGGGTCCTCCTCGAGTCGCGCCCCGGCCGCGAGCTGGTCCTCGCCAGCGATCTCGGCGTCGACGGCTCGGCGGTGCCGATCCTCTACTCCGACCTCGGTGGCAAGATCCACATGGACGGCCGCGAGGTCTTCCGGCGGGCCGTGCGCATCGAGATCCAGTCGATCACCAAGGTGCTCGACCAGGCGGGGGTCGACGCGAAGGAGATCGCGCTCTTCGTCCCCCATCAGGCGAACCTGCGGATCATCGAGGCGGTGAACGAGCGGATGGGCTTCGACCTCGACCGCACCGCGATCGTCCTCGACCGCACCGGCAACACCTCGGCGGCCTCCATCCCCCTCGCCCTCGCCGAGGCCGCCGACGCCGGCCGCCTCGAGGACGGCGACCTCGTCCTGCTCTCGGGCTTCGGCGCCGGGATGACCTGGGCCTCGGTCGTGCTCCGCTGGGGCACGGGGGGCTGA
- the fabG gene encoding 3-oxoacyl-ACP reductase FabG: MDGRVAFVTGGSRGIGLAIARRLQADGERVALTYRSEPPPELAGAGAAMLALRCDVTDPAQVEAAFSEIEAGLGPVELLVCAAGITDDGLLMKMTDERWGRVLDTDLTACMRVSRRALSPMLKARRGRIVLISSVVAMMGNAGQTNYAAAKAGLIGFGRSLAREVASRGVTVNVVAPGLIDTDMLGALAEERRAALAAAVPLGRIGSAEEVAESVHFLCSEGAAYVTGAVLPVDGGLGMGH, translated from the coding sequence GTGGACGGGAGGGTCGCCTTCGTCACCGGCGGTTCCCGGGGCATCGGCCTCGCGATCGCGCGCCGGCTGCAGGCCGACGGCGAGCGCGTCGCCCTTACCTACCGCAGCGAGCCGCCACCCGAGCTCGCCGGCGCCGGCGCGGCGATGCTCGCGCTGCGCTGCGACGTCACCGACCCCGCCCAGGTGGAGGCGGCCTTCTCCGAGATCGAGGCCGGCCTCGGCCCCGTCGAGCTGCTCGTCTGCGCGGCGGGCATCACCGACGACGGCCTGTTGATGAAGATGACCGACGAGCGCTGGGGGCGGGTCCTCGACACCGACCTCACTGCCTGCATGCGCGTCTCGCGCCGCGCCCTCTCCCCGATGCTGAAGGCGCGCCGGGGGCGCATCGTCCTCATCTCCTCGGTCGTCGCGATGATGGGCAACGCCGGCCAGACGAACTACGCCGCCGCCAAGGCGGGCCTCATCGGCTTCGGCCGCTCGCTCGCCCGCGAGGTCGCGAGCCGCGGCGTGACCGTGAACGTCGTCGCTCCCGGCCTCATCGACACCGACATGCTCGGCGCGCTCGCCGAGGAGCGGCGCGCGGCGCTCGCCGCGGCGGTGCCGCTCGGGCGCATCGGCTCGGCCGAGGAGGTCGCCGAGAGCGTGCACTTCCTCTGCTCGGAGGGGGCGGCCTACGTCACCGGGGCGGTGCTCCCAGTGGACGGTGGGCTGGGGATGGGGCACTAG
- the acpP gene encoding acyl carrier protein has product MPDETFDKFQNCAVEVLQVPKDKVVLEARFEQDLEADSLDLVEFVMALEEAFDITVEESELEGVETVGQAYELVTGKL; this is encoded by the coding sequence ATGCCAGACGAGACCTTCGACAAGTTCCAGAACTGCGCCGTCGAGGTGCTGCAGGTGCCGAAGGACAAGGTCGTCCTCGAGGCCCGCTTCGAGCAGGACCTCGAGGCCGACAGCCTCGACCTCGTCGAGTTCGTGATGGCCCTCGAGGAGGCCTTCGACATCACCGTCGAGGAGTCCGAGCTCGAGGGCGTGGAGACCGTCGGGCAGGCCTACGAACTGGTGACGGGCAAGCTCTGA
- a CDS encoding beta-ketoacyl-ACP synthase II, whose translation MAPRAPRRVAITGLGVIASCGIGTEAFFAGLAREAGAGERHVTDFDPAAYLEPKEARQTDRFAQFSLASAEMALADAGRVDTDPVRSGVIYATGVGGLATLQEQIGVLIEKGPRRVSPRLVPMMMGNAGAAAISMRFGWRGPCETVVTACASGTHAIGNAFRLIREGRCDAVITGGAEAVITPVGGLPAIGPTAFSNMTALSTSGWSRPFDVRRDGFVIAEGAGCLVLEELEHARVRGAHIYGEVLGAASTADAHHITAPAPGGEGAVACMEIALEDAGLVPGDIVHINGHGTSTPLNDLAEAQAIEKVFGGPGHLGPPVTSVKGVTGHSLGAAGAIEAVAVALSLETGLIPPTVGLEELDPDIHLDVVTGAPRPFTPGPVLSNSFGFGGHNGCVVIGPAN comes from the coding sequence ATGGCGCCGCGCGCGCCGCGGCGGGTCGCGATCACCGGCCTCGGGGTGATCGCCTCCTGCGGCATCGGCACCGAGGCCTTCTTCGCGGGCCTCGCGCGCGAGGCGGGCGCCGGCGAGCGCCACGTCACCGACTTCGACCCCGCCGCCTACCTCGAGCCGAAAGAGGCGCGCCAGACCGACCGCTTCGCGCAGTTCTCGCTGGCGAGCGCCGAGATGGCGCTCGCCGACGCGGGCCGCGTCGACACCGACCCCGTGCGCTCCGGCGTCATCTACGCGACCGGCGTCGGCGGCCTCGCGACCCTCCAGGAGCAGATCGGGGTGCTCATCGAGAAGGGGCCGCGGCGGGTCTCGCCGCGCCTCGTGCCGATGATGATGGGCAATGCCGGCGCGGCCGCAATCTCCATGCGCTTCGGCTGGCGGGGGCCCTGCGAGACGGTCGTCACCGCCTGTGCCTCGGGCACGCACGCGATCGGCAACGCCTTCCGCCTCATCCGTGAGGGCCGCTGCGACGCGGTCATCACCGGCGGCGCCGAGGCGGTGATCACCCCCGTCGGTGGCCTGCCGGCGATCGGGCCGACCGCCTTCTCGAACATGACGGCGCTCTCGACGAGCGGCTGGAGCCGCCCCTTCGACGTCCGCCGCGACGGCTTCGTGATCGCCGAGGGCGCCGGCTGCCTCGTCCTCGAGGAGCTCGAGCACGCGCGCGTGCGGGGCGCCCACATCTACGGCGAGGTGCTCGGCGCCGCCTCCACCGCCGACGCGCACCACATCACCGCCCCCGCCCCGGGCGGCGAGGGCGCGGTCGCCTGCATGGAGATCGCCCTCGAGGACGCCGGCCTCGTGCCCGGCGACATCGTGCACATCAACGGCCACGGGACCTCGACCCCGCTCAACGACCTCGCCGAGGCGCAGGCGATCGAGAAGGTCTTCGGCGGCCCCGGCCACCTCGGCCCCCCGGTCACCTCGGTGAAGGGGGTCACCGGCCACTCGCTCGGCGCCGCTGGCGCGATCGAGGCGGTGGCGGTCGCCCTCAGCCTCGAGACCGGGCTCATCCCGCCGACCGTCGGGCTCGAGGAGCTCGACCCGGACATCCACCTCGACGTGGTCACGGGCGCACCACGGCCGTTCACCCCCGGACCGGTGCTGTCGAACAGCTTCGGCTTCGGCGGCCACAACGGCTGCGTGGTCATCGGCCCCGCCAACTGA
- a CDS encoding AarF/UbiB family protein encodes MREETRASAPRLVAPPRLPPLRRIVRVLSVIGPAVGKWYLLDRRRGRTASRAGLSRRLRAAFGRLGPTYIKLGQILSSGEGIFPPELVGEFKLLRDRVPPEDFAAVRETVEADLGRPLGEVFSEFDEEPIAAASIAQVHRARLASGEEVVVKVQRRRVAALVREDLAVMSYLAPYLVGRIPVAVLANPPALIELFAETIVEELDFRLEAENMLDIAAILAATEQRAIVVPRPHPRLVTPRVLVMERLSGFSWDDVEGMRSAGISTEAVLRAAVVSFLEGAMLFGAFHGDLHGGNLFVLPDGRVALLDFGITGRLDEPRRLAFLRLVMGGTVNDVRAQVEALIALGAFSADADVDQVIRDLALDAAPKDIVQMSAEELTSELRELTKQLLAYGARIPKELMLFVKDILFLDGAVSTFAPDVDLLGEIATIATYFAQRHGGRIASEIGIDPRERGVDLTGVRSTLGISAETESISHRELQARRQALREKFDPNRPPR; translated from the coding sequence GTGCGCGAGGAGACCCGCGCGAGCGCGCCGCGCCTCGTCGCGCCGCCGCGCCTGCCGCCGCTCAGGCGGATCGTGCGCGTCCTCTCGGTGATCGGCCCGGCCGTCGGAAAGTGGTACCTGCTCGATCGCCGCCGCGGGCGCACCGCCTCGCGGGCGGGCCTCTCGCGGCGGCTGCGCGCCGCATTCGGCCGCCTCGGGCCGACCTACATCAAGCTTGGGCAGATCCTCTCCTCGGGCGAGGGGATCTTCCCCCCCGAGCTCGTCGGCGAGTTCAAGCTGCTCCGCGACCGCGTCCCCCCCGAGGACTTCGCGGCGGTGCGCGAGACGGTCGAGGCCGACCTCGGCCGCCCGCTCGGCGAGGTCTTCTCCGAGTTCGACGAGGAGCCGATCGCCGCCGCCTCCATCGCCCAGGTCCACCGTGCCCGCCTCGCGAGCGGCGAGGAGGTCGTCGTGAAGGTGCAGCGGCGGAGGGTCGCGGCGCTCGTGCGCGAGGACCTCGCGGTGATGAGCTACCTCGCCCCGTACCTCGTCGGGCGGATCCCCGTCGCCGTGCTCGCCAACCCGCCGGCGCTCATCGAGCTCTTCGCCGAGACGATCGTCGAGGAGCTCGACTTCCGCCTCGAGGCCGAGAACATGCTCGACATCGCGGCGATCCTCGCCGCCACCGAGCAGCGGGCGATCGTCGTCCCGCGCCCCCATCCCCGCCTCGTCACGCCCCGCGTCCTCGTCATGGAGCGCCTCTCCGGCTTCTCCTGGGACGACGTAGAGGGGATGCGCTCTGCCGGGATCTCCACCGAGGCGGTACTGCGCGCCGCTGTCGTCTCCTTCCTCGAGGGGGCAATGCTCTTCGGCGCCTTCCACGGCGACCTGCACGGCGGCAACCTCTTCGTCCTGCCCGACGGGCGGGTCGCCCTCTTGGACTTCGGGATCACCGGCCGCCTCGACGAGCCGCGCCGCCTCGCCTTCCTGCGCCTCGTGATGGGCGGGACGGTGAACGACGTGCGCGCCCAGGTCGAGGCGCTGATCGCCCTCGGTGCCTTCTCCGCCGACGCCGACGTCGACCAGGTGATCCGCGACCTCGCCCTCGACGCCGCACCGAAGGACATCGTGCAGATGTCGGCCGAGGAGCTGACCTCCGAGCTCCGCGAGCTCACCAAGCAGCTCCTCGCCTACGGGGCGCGCATCCCGAAGGAGCTGATGCTGTTCGTGAAGGACATCCTCTTCCTCGACGGCGCGGTCTCCACCTTCGCCCCCGACGTCGACCTCCTCGGCGAGATCGCGACGATCGCCACCTACTTCGCGCAGCGCCACGGCGGCCGCATCGCGAGCGAGATCGGCATCGACCCCCGCGAGCGGGGCGTCGACCTCACCGGCGTGCGCTCGACGCTCGGCATCTCCGCGGAGACCGAGTCGATCAGCCACCGAGAGCTGCAGGCGCGCCGCCAGGCCCTCCGGGAGAAGTTCGACCCCAATCGCCCGCCGCGCTGA
- a CDS encoding amidohydrolase family protein produces the protein MTTSVRTRRIDADSHFLPHVDAGALKEVLPDWSPAKLDMLARDAAVFSDPAARRGGFRASAAGQALNAGQAGNVPAPARAGAVGHGDVEERAGLIGVTGFDMQVLIPDGIFANPFGSPVARRWDDGLRLALCRAYNNASAAAEEARPDVFIGTAVVPFQDVEESCAEARRAAALGLRAITINGNWGGQNWDTTELYPFWETVADLGLILYVHHNPFACQVSDHIPTTWTIGWERMRRLHISNYLGFAFEYMVGMASLTLGGLLQEFPDLRFCFFEAGGSWLPWAMYTLDRVYGVEPQCARCTVAPSELIKRSCFVAVEPDEEPLVHAIAAIGSENFIIGSDYPHPPSTYPNTASGIEEMAGLSERDKENILGRNVGALFGIG, from the coding sequence ATGACCACGAGCGTGCGCACCCGCCGGATCGACGCCGACAGCCACTTTCTGCCGCACGTCGACGCCGGCGCGCTGAAAGAGGTCCTCCCCGACTGGTCGCCGGCCAAGCTCGACATGCTGGCGCGCGACGCCGCGGTCTTCTCGGACCCCGCGGCGCGCCGCGGCGGCTTCCGGGCGAGCGCCGCGGGCCAGGCGCTCAACGCCGGCCAGGCGGGCAACGTCCCGGCCCCGGCGCGCGCCGGCGCCGTCGGCCACGGCGACGTCGAGGAGCGGGCGGGGCTGATCGGCGTCACCGGCTTCGACATGCAGGTCCTCATCCCCGACGGGATCTTCGCCAACCCCTTCGGCTCGCCGGTCGCCCGCCGTTGGGACGACGGGCTGCGCCTCGCGCTCTGCCGTGCCTACAACAATGCGAGCGCGGCCGCCGAGGAGGCGCGTCCCGACGTCTTCATCGGCACGGCCGTCGTCCCCTTCCAGGACGTGGAGGAATCCTGCGCGGAGGCGCGGCGCGCCGCGGCGCTCGGCCTGCGGGCGATCACGATCAACGGCAACTGGGGCGGGCAGAACTGGGACACCACCGAGCTCTACCCCTTCTGGGAGACGGTGGCCGACCTCGGCCTCATCCTCTACGTCCACCACAACCCCTTCGCCTGCCAGGTCTCGGACCACATCCCGACGACGTGGACGATCGGCTGGGAGCGGATGCGGCGCCTGCACATCTCGAACTACCTCGGCTTCGCCTTCGAGTACATGGTGGGGATGGCCTCGCTCACCCTCGGGGGGCTGCTGCAGGAGTTCCCCGACCTGCGCTTCTGCTTCTTCGAGGCCGGTGGCAGCTGGCTGCCGTGGGCGATGTACACCCTCGATCGCGTCTACGGCGTGGAGCCGCAGTGCGCCCGCTGCACCGTCGCCCCCTCCGAGCTCATCAAGAGGAGCTGCTTCGTCGCGGTCGAGCCGGACGAGGAGCCGCTCGTGCACGCGATCGCGGCGATCGGCAGCGAGAACTTCATCATCGGCTCGGACTACCCGCACCCCCCGTCCACCTACCCGAACACCGCGTCGGGCATCGAGGAGATGGCGGGGCTCTCCGAGCGCGACAAGGAGAACATCCTCGGCCGCAACGTCGGGGCCCTCTTCGGGATCGGCTGA
- a CDS encoding cold-shock protein: MPAGTVKWFNAEKGFGFITPDDGGEDLFVHHSAIQMQGYRELAEGQHVEFEVTQGQKGLQASDVRPA, translated from the coding sequence ATGCCGGCAGGCACCGTGAAGTGGTTCAACGCGGAGAAGGGCTTCGGCTTCATCACCCCCGATGACGGGGGCGAGGACCTCTTCGTCCACCACTCTGCGATCCAGATGCAGGGCTACCGCGAGCTGGCCGAGGGCCAGCACGTGGAGTTCGAAGTCACGCAGGGCCAGAAGGGCCTGCAGGCGAGCGACGTTCGCCCCGCCTGA
- a CDS encoding SDR family oxidoreductase encodes MENPTTGAALDLSGRRALVTGAASGIGRAIAGRLATAGARVVLADVNGEGAEQAAAEIGGEPWVVDLADGEALVGLDLDVDVLVNNAGFQHVAPITEFPPEVFAAMHRVMVQAPFLLARACLPGMYASGFGRVVNISSHLGIRAAAYKVAYVSAKHALIGLSEVIALEGAPYGVTSNAICPSYVWTPLVENQVAGQAKAHGISEGEVADKVFLASPAIKRFATVEEVAELVAFLCTPAASFITAATYTLDGGAAAR; translated from the coding sequence ATGGAGAACCCGACGACCGGAGCCGCGCTCGACCTCTCGGGGCGGCGTGCCCTCGTCACGGGGGCGGCGAGTGGCATCGGCCGCGCGATCGCCGGTCGCCTCGCAACGGCCGGTGCGAGGGTCGTGCTCGCCGACGTGAACGGCGAGGGCGCCGAGCAGGCCGCCGCCGAGATCGGCGGCGAGCCGTGGGTCGTCGACCTCGCAGACGGCGAGGCGCTCGTCGGGCTCGACCTCGACGTCGATGTGCTCGTGAACAACGCCGGCTTCCAGCACGTCGCGCCGATCACCGAGTTCCCGCCGGAGGTCTTCGCGGCGATGCACCGGGTGATGGTGCAGGCCCCCTTCCTCCTCGCGCGCGCCTGCCTGCCGGGGATGTACGCGAGCGGCTTCGGCCGCGTGGTGAACATCTCGAGTCATCTCGGCATCCGCGCCGCGGCGTACAAGGTCGCCTACGTCTCGGCCAAGCACGCGCTGATCGGCCTCTCGGAGGTGATCGCCCTCGAGGGAGCGCCGTACGGCGTGACCTCGAACGCGATCTGCCCGAGCTACGTCTGGACGCCGCTCGTCGAGAACCAGGTCGCCGGGCAGGCCAAGGCGCACGGGATCTCCGAGGGCGAGGTCGCCGACAAGGTCTTCCTCGCCTCGCCCGCGATCAAGCGCTTTGCGACCGTCGAGGAGGTCGCCGAGCTCGTCGCCTTCCTCTGCACCCCCGCGGCCTCGTTCATCACCGCCGCCACTTACACCCTCGACGGCGGCGCCGCGGCGCGCTGA
- a CDS encoding TIGR00730 family Rossman fold protein, translating into MTPTESLRPLHALAVFCGSSRGAEARYFDAARDFGALLAGAGIALVYGGGNTGLMGALAEGALSSGGEVHGVITRALEDKEVAHRGLTSMRVVETMHERKAVMADLASGFVMLPGGFGTLDEFFEAVTWTQLGIHDKPCGVLDVGGFFAPLSAFVAQATAAGFVRVEHTELMIVEGDGAALLGRLAAWRGLPVEKWLDPSER; encoded by the coding sequence ATGACGCCGACCGAAAGCCTCCGCCCGCTGCACGCCCTCGCGGTCTTCTGCGGCTCGAGCCGCGGCGCCGAGGCGCGCTACTTCGACGCGGCGCGCGACTTCGGGGCGCTCCTCGCCGGAGCCGGCATCGCCCTCGTCTACGGCGGGGGGAACACCGGGCTGATGGGCGCCCTCGCCGAGGGCGCCCTCTCCTCGGGGGGCGAGGTGCACGGGGTGATCACCCGCGCCCTCGAGGACAAGGAGGTCGCGCACCGCGGCCTCACTTCGATGCGCGTCGTCGAGACGATGCACGAGCGCAAGGCCGTGATGGCCGACCTCGCCTCCGGCTTCGTGATGCTCCCCGGCGGCTTCGGCACCCTCGACGAGTTCTTCGAGGCGGTGACCTGGACCCAGCTCGGGATCCACGACAAGCCCTGCGGCGTGCTCGACGTGGGCGGCTTCTTCGCGCCCCTCTCCGCCTTCGTCGCGCAGGCGACGGCGGCGGGCTTCGTCCGTGTCGAGCACACCGAGCTGATGATCGTGGAGGGCGACGGCGCGGCCCTGCTCGGCCGCCTCGCCGCCTGGCGCGGGCTGCCCGTCGAGAAGTGGTTGGACCCCTCGGAGCGCTGA